Proteins found in one Aerococcaceae bacterium DSM 111021 genomic segment:
- a CDS encoding nucleotidyltransferase domain-containing protein — MREAVIAEVSTQLSEVVGVIERHLEPTLLAVHLYGSAVDGGLKPHSDIDLLVTVTVRLDETTRRALINDLLET, encoded by the coding sequence ATGCGTGAAGCGGTGATTGCGGAAGTGAGCACCCAGCTGTCTGAAGTGGTGGGCGTGATTGAACGTCATCTGGAACCGACCCTGCTGGCCGTGCATCTGTATGGCAGCGCGGTGGATGGCGGCCTGAAACCGCATAGCGATATTGATCTGCTGGTGACCGTGACCGTGCGTCTGGATGAAACCACCCGTCGTGCGCTGATTAACGATCTGCTGGAAACCA